Below is a window of Candidozyma auris chromosome 3, complete sequence DNA.
ACTGCAAAAGATGTTCTCGACACAACCAAGGCAGGTGAATTTTGTTTCATCTTAAGATTTTTTTATCTGAAGATCCGCTGGCCTattccttgatctcgtaTGAAGAAAGTAGCACCCTCGTAAtcagaatggctgcaaaccaCTTACAGAGCTCAAGTCGATCACATAAACTACTTCCAGAGCAAAGCACAttcgtcttcatcaaatGAAAACACCATGTGCCCTCAAAACTCGAtttcaaagcaaaaaatGAACCATTGGCCGTCTTCTTCCCCAGACCGTCCTGCATGGGCCTGGTATCAACTCCCACccatcaagctcattgcAATCCACACTTCTATCAAAACTTTACAAATCCTTCATGGCAGACGAACAGAGGGCGCTTTTGGAGCGTCTCATGGGCAAAGACGCCCTAATACTGCCGCAGCCTCGACGGAAAGAAGTCGAACTCACATCCCCCAAAGTGTGCAAAGCGTTTCTCGTAGGAAGCTGCCCTCACGACATTTTCGAAGGAACGAAGCTCAATATAGGGAAATGTCCTAATTTGCATCTTACCAAACATAAGCTCGAATATGAGTATAGAACAAAGACGCTTGGGGAGGAGTTGCCCGACTTCGAGTACGAGTACTACAAAATCTTGCACAAGTGGCTAGCGGAGATTGACTTCACCATTGAGACGGCGTTGAAACGATTAGAAAATACTcccgaggagaaggagaagattgcCTCAGTTACACGTCAGCTCGATGAGTTAGATGTGAAAATCGGGCTCATGACTCTGGAGATCACCCAATTGGGGAAAGCGAAAGAAATCACGATGGCACTAAAACAGACTATCGCCTTGGACAAACTCCTACGAGAAAGAGATGTTTTGGCAGAACAAGCAAGGGTAATTGCAGAGAACGTTGGTCAGACAGCCCAGCAGAAACTTCAAGTCTGTGAAGTATGCGGAGCATACTTATCCAGACTCGATAACGACAGACGATTAGCTGATCATTTCGTGGGCAAAATCCACTTGGGATACGAACTGATGCGTATGACTTACAATACTTTAAAAAAGAAGTATGGTTGATGGATATACTTATTCTGTCTTCTCTtcgtccttcttttctatGTCCAAGTGGAGATTGCCCACCTTGGACTCCGACTTGTAGCCGAGAGCGCTCAACCTGTCGGCCAAAATTGGGTGGGAGTGGTTGTAGGAAGAGTACAACCAATCGGTGTTCATGGAGCTCAAGTTTTCTGTGCACATGGTAATCAAGGAGGTAGCCAACTCATCCTTGTAGCCTTGCTTCTCGGCGTATGCATCTGCCTGGTATTCGTTCTTTCTAGACAAGAGGTTGCTGAAGAATTGCACAAGACAGTTGATAGGGGAGCTCACGTAGCTGAAAAGCATAAATGCAACCAATGGGGGCCCGTTGGCAGGGAAAGCGAAGGACTGGAAGAGCGATTTGTTGGTGAGGAACGCAGAAAACAAGACAAACGTGATGGCAACCGAGAGTTGGGAGAAGGCCATCATTTGTGGCAAATGGTTCAATCTCCAGTGGCCGATCTCGTGGGCCAACACGGCTACCACCTGGGGCACGGTGCTTTGTTCAATCAAGGTGTCGTAAAGCAAAATCTTCTTGCTCCAGGGCAAGCCGACAAACATGGCGTTTGAGTGGGCACTTCTTGTGGAACCATCAATGACATACAAGTGAGTGAGAGGAAACTCGTTTCTCTTTGCCAATGCTTCAATCTCTGTTTTCAATTCGCCATCCTCCAATGGAGTCATTTTATAGAATAATGGGAGAATCAAGATAGGGAAAAGGGTCATGAGGATCAATTGCGCCGCCAAGGTCAAGCCCATGGCGTATTTAACAAACCCGGGGCCGTAGGCATCAacaattctcaaaaacaagTAGATAAAAGGCGAAGAGAGGGTAATTCCGATGACAAGCGATTTCACTGTATCCTTCACAAATGTTGTAAGCGTGGTCTTATTGAACCCCCATTCCTGCTCAAGAACAAAGGTCTTATAGTAGGACAAGGGCAATTCCTCCAATGTGGAGATGACGGAGTTGATGGCGAAAAATACAATGCTCTGCAGCATCACACTAGCACCAAAAAACCTACCAATGAATTGCACACCGCCTAAGCGACTAGAAACGCAACCAGCCACGGACCAAAGGCGAGGCAACAAGTCGAATTTGAGAACAGCTaaatccttcaacaaatcaaTTGCATCTGAAACAAAGCCGAATCTTGACTTTGCTCGAGAGTAAGCTTGACTCTTGTGAAACACCTCTGGGGTAAATTCTTTTTCGATCGAAGCTGGCGGTTTCGTTCTATGGTAGACTTGATATTGTCTGTAGTTGATGTACGTTTCAAAGGCGTATTTGCCAATTAAAAGAGACGTGACAATCGCCTTCCAGTTGATGGATGGGTTGTCTAGATATGTCTGGGGTTAGTAGAAATTCATCATCTGGAAAATTTGAGCAGGCATACCGCAAATGACTGAAGCATGGTGATGGAGGTTCTTAACGTGTTTTTAGGAGAAATTATATAGGGGAATGTAGACCCGTACACCAGCTTACCCCGGGAGCAGAAGCactccttcaagttcgGTCTTTTTCAGCgatttgaattttttttacaAAGTAGGATGTTTTCTTGAGACTGGATGGTGCTtggaatttttttcttgtgttCTATTCTACTGTATGTGGcctgtttctttgaagctcaGTCGACCCCTACGTAGTGGTagttttgcagccattccaGAACCCAGCCAATGGACAAAAAAAGCTCGTGCCTCCAATTCGGTTTCTAAAAAATATGTGAACCACTTGCAAGTGCTAGACGTTCTTTGGAATATCTCAGTGGAGATCACTGACAGTATCTGCCAAGTACATAGTGTGGGATAGTTCAACTTCCAGAATTACAAGTTTTCATAAAGAATAGAGGATGGACAGTAGGCTTTAATGTGACTCAAGAGCCATTCGGCTACAGGTCATACATTACCTAACCGAAAATTGCTTACCATGTTAATTGCGTTGTCAAAGAGATGATTGGCTCAATTGAAGTAGATCCAAAACCTAATGGTACTAAATGAGTTGGCTCGAAGCAAAAAATGTAAAAGAATGATTGTCTTGGTGGTCTGCTGTAAGGAATTTATTATTGCTCGTCTTTTGCGACAAAATCGTTCTAGTCTTCAAGGTTTCAAATTGCCAGTTGGATCTCCATTCTGGCACTTACAAATTTCCCACGTCTAACTTCTGCAGTGAAGCCTCGAGAACAATCAAGCCGAAGAATAATAGCCCTAAAACACCTTGAGCCACATATATGGAAAAGTCGATGTGTCCTAGGACCTCTTTTTGGCTAGAGCAAGTAATATCTGAAGATGTTGTCAGCATCGGAGAAGCTCTTCCGGTAGCCAAAGATTGTAACGACACTAGTTTGAAACAATACAATCATTGAATTGTAACTAAAGGCTCCAGCATCTATTATACTGCTTACTTGCTAGAGAATTTTATCTCTCCCACTACACAATACTTCCTCgcacattttgcagccatttcccACCTTTTGTACTTCCACCATCATGGCTACATTCACTCCAGATACCCTTGACCGTTTTATTGACAACTACAATGAGAGCAATGCCCCAGAAAGATTCCAGAAACGCACGATGCTCCCACACgatctttttcatctaATTTATCTATGTCACATCGTCCACCTTCTTGTCACCATGTTTACCCTTGAAGTGATAATCGACTTACCCATGATTTTCTATATCACCAAAGGAATTGTTTGTTATTCTGTACGTATTAGTCTCTATTGAATTTGGAACCCGCCACTAACACTAGCCTATGCTTGGCGTTATAACTCGCTTATCaatggagaagatcacaaTACCTAGGTACAGAGTAATCTCGGTGTGCTTTGTGGTCATGATAGCCATGACCGGCTTGCAAATCAGTTGCATTGTTGAAATTCAACGGATGATGGCGTCGTTTACCTCTGGAaacttggtgttgttgatgttcGTCGACATCTTTTCCCTCATGACCCTCATTTTTACTCTATGTTTTCACGGCGGAGAAATCTACCTCTTCAGACGCAATTTACACTGGCAAATCAACCGAAAAAGCTTCCAGAGAGGGCACAGAATTGGCGAAGCCCAAGATGCTTCCTTGAACTTGCAGAAATTGGAGAGAGCCTACCTTCGGTAGTTGCAAGATCACGAAGGCCCAATCAATAAGTATAGAGCCTTCTCGATGATATTGATGTTTCCACCTTAAGTTCTGTTGTTGAATAAGTCATTCTCAATGGCCCATTTCTTCTATTTCCTACCTTGTAGTTTCCaggaatggttgcaaaatgagcaTAGAGTGCAGAAAATGGGATTCACAGAATTCATTTCAGTACCATAAATCGAGACGCATTACTTGGTGAAGCCTTCTTGActtatctttttttctatCACGTCCTTAACACCCTTCCTCTGATGGTAACGTTGCACCTAATaatgttgcaaaaatgaGGCTCGCTTCAACCTCCCATCTTTCACCTACTACcacaaaaagttcaaaaCTCGAAGCGCCATGCCAATCCGTGCATAGGAGTACTTCTTAGCAGCTTCAATTGAGCATTTTGTCAGTGTTTTCAACAAAGTCGCCATTCCGCTTACGCAACATCGAGGTTTAAAATCCACGAGTGGTAATTGGTCCAGTCCTGCAAGctctggctgcaaaatgccCAGCACCTGCCTTCAATACACCATCACTCGTACTATTGAGTACAtatctcaacaaagagtAAGGATCTGATTTAAACTGAAGCTCTCCATGACTCTCTCTAGatttttcaccttcataCTACCCAAACTATTTCTTCCATCGTCACATTCCCGCTTCTGTCCAACGTCTGGCATTCCTCGAGAAATTCTCGCCCACATGCAGAATCAGGTACCAGGAACCGTCCAACAGACCCACTCTTTTCCACCTATCATCTGAGATTTGCAAAATCTGATACCATCACTGAAACCcccttctcttctttcagGTTaacttcctcttctccGTCAAATTCTGCCCACTTCAACCCAAATCACTCGCGCTTCCTTATTTTTTCACTTTCCGAGGACCGCGCTCAAATCTTCAACCTACACCTCCACCGTCTACATCACTTACAACCACCAATGTCGGAGTCGTGGAAGATTAATCGAAtcctcaatgagctcatGACGAAGCCGCTGAGCTCCCGCAATAAGCTTGACGCTACAACGGCCCAGTCGTACGCAGCAGCGCTCAAGCCAAACATCTTGGCTGCCGAGGACCAGGATAAGGTCAACTCGATCCTGGTGCTAGCTAAGCTCTTGCAGTGCTCTGCAGGTACggccaacttgaacttaTCGCTGGTTTTCGACGAGGAGTTATTTCTGACGCTTCTCGAAACCGCCAGAAAGACGAACCTGCCGGACTTGTACAGGGCGATTCTTCTGATCTGCCTGACCTCGATTCTGGGACTGATCTACCCGCTGGCGTCCAACGAAGCATCCATTGAGGTACATCTCCCGCTCTACAGGGCCCTTGTGACTCATTTGGACGCGATCGATATGATCACGGGCAGATTGTCCACAGCTGATGTCAAGACGTTGCTCTACTCGGTGCATTTGGTCACTGGGTTGATTAAACGGGCATTGAAGTTTAGGTACGACAAAATCATCACGTTGGCGGGTCGTTTGAAGCACGTGAAGTTCTTCGCTACCGTGGCCAACCAGAGTGACTCGTCAGACCAGATGCTCCAAGAAGCTGTGGCCCAGCTTGAATATTACTACTTTTACTTGAACGAGTATCTTCAAAATACTGAGTTTGATCTTCTGATAGAGTCTCATCAGGTCATGATGCGTaatctttttgagttcTTGGACGTTTCTTTGAACGAGTTTGGCACTCCTGCTCTGACGGCTGAGTATGTCAAGGCTGGCTTCACGGCAGACCCAAGGAAGTTTGTCGCAGAAAACTTCTCCATTCTTTTAGCCAtggacttgaagatcttcttaAAGGACCAAAATatgatgttcaagaaaaggTTTCACGAGGAGTTGATCATGAGCGACCACAACAGAACATTTCCCTTATACCACTTCATTTCGCAGTGCACTAAGCTCTGGATCAACGTGTTTCATGACAAAAAGCGTTACCCTCGTCTAAACGTTCATATTCTCTCATGGGAGCTTTTCATCTACTATTCCATGTACAATtgcttgttgttgtggCAGGATACGAAAGCGCAATTGGAGAATGACGAAGATATGATGGGCATtgtcaagcttcttcaagccaacgtcaagtacttggaggAGAGTCTTGGCCAGGATCTACAGATAGAGGATGCCTTGGAGGTGTTCACCAGACGTACCTCTGAGCAAATTAGACACTACCAGATTCTAGAAATGAAGCGTCAGCACAGAGCCAAATGGAGTCCGTATTTTCTGGAGTTCGACGAGACTTTACAAAGAGAAGTCATGGATTTTGTGTATGAGCAACGTGTTATGCAACTTCTTAAGGGGTCATGGGTACTCACAGAGTCTCATGCGGAGGGGCTCAAGGCCAAGTCGGGCAGCCACTCAAGCGACAGCAGCTACTACTTTCTCATGCTCAGCCCGAACAGAAAGGCAATTTTGTACAAAAGATTTGCTGAAAAGCCAACTTTGaagccttctttggaggaaaTGGAAAGTCTGTATGTGGAATTGAAGGATATTGCTCATTACACATCCACAAGAATTGGGCAATCGTtgggtgaagaagataaagCCAAGAATAGCAGGTTGATCTCGGTGAAAGGTTCCATTTGTTATGAAAGACTTACTCTTCTCGACAAGAATGAGAAGCCATTGCTCACCTTTTTTACTGACTCggaaatgaaaaaagctGTGTGGTTGGACGGACTTAAGATGTTG
It encodes the following:
- the EXM2 gene encoding Exm2p gives rise to the protein MADEQRALLERLMGKDALISPQPRRKEVELTSPKVCKAFLVGSCPHDIFEGTKLNIGKCPNLHLTKHKLEYEYRTKTLGEELPDFEYEYYKILHKWLAEIDFTIETALKRLENTPEEKEKIASVTRQLDELDVKIGLMTSEITQLGKAKEITMALKQTIALDKLLRERDVLAEQARVIAENVGQTAQQKLQVCEVCGAYLSRLDNDRRLADHFVGKIHLGYESMRMTYNTLKKKYG
- the STE24 gene encoding zinc metalloprotease, which gives rise to MLQSFATYLDNPSINWKAIVTSLLIGKYAFETYINYRQYQVYHRTKPPASIEKEFTPEVFHKSQAYSRAKSRFGFVSDAIDLLKDLAVLKFDLLPRLWSVAGCVSSRLGGVQFIGRFFGASVMSQSIVFFAINSVISTLEELPLSYYKTFVLEQEWGFNKTTLTTFVKDTVKSLVIGITLSSPFIYLFLRIVDAYGPGFVKYAMGLTLAAQLILMTLFPILILPLFYKMTPLEDGELKTEIEALAKRNEFPLTHLYVIDGSTRSAHSNAMFVGLPWSKKILLYDTLIEQSTVPQVVAVLAHEIGHWRLNHLPQMMAFSQLSVAITFVLFSAFLTNKSLFQSFAFPANGPPLVAFMLFSYVSSPINCLVQFFSNLLSRKNEYQADAYAEKQGYKDELATSLITMCTENLSSMNTDWLYSSYNHSHPILADRLSALGYKSESKVGNLHLDIEKKDEEKTE
- the LMO1 gene encoding Lmo1p: MSESWKINRILNELMTKPSSSRNKLDATTAQSYAAALKPNILAAEDQDKVNSISVLAKLLQCSAGTANLNLSSVFDEELFSTLLETARKTNSPDLYRAILSICSTSISGSIYPSASNEASIEVHLPLYRALVTHLDAIDMITGRLSTADVKTLLYSVHLVTGLIKRALKFRYDKIITLAGRLKHVKFFATVANQSDSSDQMLQEAVAQLEYYYFYLNEYLQNTEFDLSIESHQVMMRNLFEFLDVSLNEFGTPASTAEYVKAGFTADPRKFVAENFSILLAMDLKIFLKDQNMMFKKRFHEELIMSDHNRTFPLYHFISQCTKLWINVFHDKKRYPRLNVHILSWELFIYYSMYNCLLLWQDTKAQLENDEDMMGIVKLLQANVKYLEESLGQDLQIEDALEVFTRRTSEQIRHYQILEMKRQHRAKWSPYFSEFDETLQREVMDFVYEQRVMQLLKGSWVLTESHAEGLKAKSGSHSSDSSYYFLMLSPNRKAILYKRFAEKPTLKPSLEEMESSYVELKDIAHYTSTRIGQSLGEEDKAKNSRLISVKGSICYERLTLLDKNEKPLLTFFTDSEMKKAVWLDGLKMLKGSLGFSELSAETTSQLASLKDIRKNTQLLVLEGKAFVDVEFDGGSDDEYYDLSELRKVTEGFHYASNARVM